A region of Nocardioides alkalitolerans DNA encodes the following proteins:
- a CDS encoding AMP-binding protein, which translates to MPQHDTTSPTAGDDRTATVPRTLLEAATTHPDAPCVRFVDGPSLTYAALLSEVRAVAGALAADGVRPGDRVALMVGNRVEFLTVALATAWLGAVSVPLNTALRGDPLTAMLDLVGPCRLVADGDVLVEVAGALERSGALTRTWALPAAGADAAPYRSPGLPPWAESFPALRDGGAPPVHDPHPAVDSDLLAILFTSGTTGPSKGVMWSHRTALAFAENTEWVMGYTADDVIYTCLPLFHINAMYTAFLPGVRNRAPVVVSPRFSASRYWSEIAASGATVTNMLGAIGALLWKQPEQPDERAHRLRLAMVVPFPVGHDAEFAARFGTDLTELYGSTDSGIPLGVPHGERRPGRCGVPAPGWEVVVADEHDRPVPDGTPGELLTRPTRPFVGQLGYWRQPDKTWEAHRNAWFHTGDQVVRHEDGSFSFRDRLKDALRVSGENVSAFEVEHVLTGHPAVAEAAVFAVPGELGEDAVMASVVPEEGHDLDPARLVAEVADRLAYFAVPRYVDIVDALPKTSTQKVRKAELRERGITGTTWDGGQRRRFR; encoded by the coding sequence GTGCCCCAGCACGACACGACGAGCCCGACCGCGGGCGACGACCGGACCGCCACGGTCCCGAGGACGCTGCTCGAGGCCGCCACCACGCACCCGGACGCCCCGTGCGTCCGGTTCGTCGACGGCCCGTCCCTCACCTACGCCGCGCTGCTGAGCGAGGTGCGTGCCGTCGCGGGCGCCCTCGCGGCCGACGGGGTGCGCCCGGGCGACCGCGTCGCCCTCATGGTCGGCAACCGGGTCGAGTTCCTGACGGTGGCCCTCGCGACGGCCTGGCTCGGAGCGGTGTCGGTGCCGCTCAACACCGCCCTGCGGGGCGATCCCCTCACCGCGATGCTGGACCTCGTGGGACCGTGCCGGCTCGTCGCCGACGGGGACGTGCTGGTCGAGGTGGCCGGCGCCCTCGAGCGCTCCGGCGCGCTCACCCGCACCTGGGCGCTGCCCGCCGCAGGGGCGGACGCCGCGCCGTACCGGTCCCCGGGGCTGCCCCCGTGGGCCGAGTCCTTCCCCGCCCTCCGCGACGGTGGTGCACCGCCGGTCCACGACCCGCACCCGGCCGTCGACTCCGACCTGCTCGCCATCCTCTTCACCTCGGGCACGACGGGACCCTCGAAGGGGGTGATGTGGTCGCACCGCACGGCGCTGGCGTTCGCGGAGAACACCGAGTGGGTGATGGGCTACACGGCCGACGACGTCATCTACACCTGCCTGCCGCTGTTCCACATCAACGCGATGTACACCGCGTTCCTCCCGGGGGTGCGCAACCGGGCGCCGGTCGTGGTGTCCCCCCGCTTCAGCGCCAGCCGCTACTGGAGCGAGATCGCCGCGTCGGGCGCGACCGTCACCAACATGCTGGGCGCGATCGGGGCGCTGCTGTGGAAGCAGCCCGAGCAGCCCGACGAGCGTGCGCACCGGTTGCGGCTCGCGATGGTGGTGCCGTTCCCCGTCGGGCACGACGCGGAGTTCGCGGCCCGCTTCGGCACGGACCTGACCGAGCTCTACGGCTCCACCGACTCGGGCATCCCCCTCGGGGTGCCGCACGGGGAGCGCCGTCCCGGGCGGTGCGGGGTGCCGGCGCCCGGGTGGGAGGTGGTGGTGGCCGACGAGCACGACCGTCCGGTCCCCGACGGCACGCCCGGGGAGCTGCTGACGCGTCCGACGCGACCGTTCGTCGGTCAGCTCGGTTACTGGCGCCAGCCCGACAAGACGTGGGAGGCGCACCGCAACGCCTGGTTCCACACCGGTGACCAGGTGGTGCGCCACGAGGACGGCTCGTTCTCCTTCCGCGACCGACTCAAGGACGCTCTGCGGGTCTCGGGGGAGAACGTGAGCGCCTTCGAGGTCGAGCACGTGCTCACGGGGCATCCGGCGGTGGCCGAGGCGGCCGTCTTCGCGGTGCCGGGCGAGCTCGGCGAGGATGCGGTGATGGCCAGCGTGGTCCCGGAGGAGGGCCACGACCTGGACCCCGCGAGGCTCGTCGCGGAGGTCGCCGACCGGCTCGCCTACTTCGCCGTCCCGCGGTACGTCGACATCGTCGACGCGCTGCCCAAGACGTCGACGCAGAAGGTGCGCAAGGCCGAGCTGCGCGAGCGGGGCATCACCGGCACCACCTGGGACGGGGGCCAGCGCCGGCGGTTCCGCTGA
- a CDS encoding MaoC/PaaZ C-terminal domain-containing protein, with protein sequence MRPPAAPAVTAEAVGDDLPDLAVTVRAEAMKPTALLLRDPNPIHLDPAVVRGLGLGDRVINQGPLNVGYLWEMLARWTGDAGLVRSLDVRFTSNAFAGEVLVAGGVIEDVADADGERLATCSVWLCAEDGRDVVRGTARVGLPRRTTPDDGGDPR encoded by the coding sequence GTGAGGCCCCCCGCCGCCCCTGCCGTCACCGCCGAGGCGGTGGGCGACGACCTCCCCGACCTGGCCGTGACCGTCCGGGCCGAGGCGATGAAGCCGACGGCGCTCCTGCTGCGCGACCCGAACCCGATCCACCTCGATCCCGCGGTGGTCCGGGGCCTCGGCCTCGGCGACCGCGTCATCAACCAGGGTCCGCTCAACGTCGGCTACCTGTGGGAGATGCTGGCGCGCTGGACCGGGGACGCCGGGCTCGTGCGCAGCCTCGACGTGCGGTTCACCAGCAACGCCTTCGCCGGCGAGGTGCTCGTGGCGGGCGGCGTGATCGAGGACGTGGCGGACGCCGACGGCGAGCGCCTCGCGACCTGCTCCGTCTGGCTGTGCGCCGAGGACGGGCGCGACGTCGTCCGCGGCACCGCGCGCGTCGGGCTGCCCCGACGGACGACACCCGACGATGGAGGAGACCCCCGGTGA
- a CDS encoding TIGR03617 family F420-dependent LLM class oxidoreductase codes for MKIDLYPGFGLELGTAATVARTAAEQGYDGLWALEAPREPFSPLAVAALAAPGLQLRTSVAVAFARNPMVTAGLAHELARVTGGDFVLGLGTQVRAHIERRFSETWSEPVQRMADYVAALRAIWTCWNERVPLEHVGSHYQHTLMTPMFDPGPSGVGAPPVHLAAVGPAMVAMATEVADGLVLHPLTSPRTYEERVAPAVDDRRRSGGFELTCPVLVATGTTDEEVDAARRAVRKQIAFYASTPAYRWVLDLYDEGERADRLRQMSREGRWDDMTALVTDELLDEFAVTATQGDVPAALEARWGTVLDRVGVYQPY; via the coding sequence GTGAAGATCGACCTCTACCCGGGCTTCGGCCTGGAGCTGGGCACTGCTGCCACGGTCGCGCGGACCGCCGCGGAGCAGGGTTACGACGGGCTGTGGGCGCTCGAGGCGCCGCGCGAGCCGTTCTCACCGCTCGCGGTGGCGGCCCTGGCCGCTCCGGGCCTGCAGCTCCGCACCTCCGTGGCGGTCGCCTTCGCGCGCAACCCGATGGTGACCGCGGGACTGGCCCACGAGCTCGCCCGGGTCACGGGCGGGGACTTCGTGCTGGGGCTCGGCACCCAGGTGCGCGCCCACATCGAGCGGCGCTTCAGCGAGACGTGGTCGGAGCCCGTGCAACGGATGGCCGACTACGTCGCCGCCCTGCGCGCGATCTGGACGTGCTGGAACGAGCGGGTCCCGCTGGAGCACGTCGGCAGCCACTACCAGCACACCCTGATGACCCCCATGTTCGACCCCGGTCCGTCGGGCGTCGGCGCTCCACCGGTCCACCTCGCGGCGGTCGGGCCGGCGATGGTCGCCATGGCGACGGAGGTCGCCGACGGGCTCGTGCTGCACCCGCTCACCTCGCCGCGCACCTACGAGGAGCGCGTGGCCCCCGCCGTCGACGACCGCCGCCGGTCCGGCGGCTTCGAGCTCACGTGCCCGGTCCTGGTCGCGACGGGCACGACGGACGAGGAGGTCGACGCCGCGCGCCGCGCCGTGCGCAAGCAGATCGCGTTCTACGCCTCGACCCCGGCGTACCGCTGGGTCCTGGACCTGTACGACGAGGGCGAGCGCGCCGACCGCCTGCGGCAGATGTCGCGCGAGGGTCGGTGGGACGACATGACGGCCCTGGTGACCGACGAGCTCCTCGACGAGTTCGCCGTGACGGCGACGCAGGGCGACGTGCCCGCCGCCCTCGAGGCGCGGTGGGGCACGGTCCTCGACCGCGTCGGCGTCTACCAGCCCTACTAG